The Mycoplasmopsis caviae sequence GTTTAATTTCTTCATAATTATCCTTTAATTGTACTTCCTTGACGTGAAATAGATGACATAATTTTCTTTCTGAATACAAAGTAGAATGCAAACATTGGAAGAATAACAAGAATAGCACCAGCCATTTTAATACTTGGATATACAATTTCTTCAACACCATTGTTAACTTTACCAACACTAAATAGTCACACTGACATAACACGATAATTTGTTCCAGCTATAAGACTTGGTCACAAGTATGAGTTTCATGATGCAAGTGTTGTTAGAATAATAACTGTTAATGTCGTAGGTGATACCATAGGTATTGCGATCTTAAACATATATTTAAGACCTACAGCGTTATCAATCATAGCAACTTCTTTAATTCTATTTGGAATAGCTTCAAAAGCATTTCTGAACATTAAAGCATTAAATATTGATGCCACAAATGGAATTGCAATGAAAAATAGGTTGTTAAAGAATAGATATGCTGAATTTTTAGCTGTGCTAATACCAACCGTTTTAGTTAATAATTCATTTAACCTAACTTTCATTCAATATTGTCCAGATAGAAGTGCAACCTCTGGCAGAATTAAGAGAGACATTAGAATAAATCAAACAAATGATTTACCTCTTCATTGTTTAAGGCTAAATGCATAACCTAAAAACATTGTAATAAGGATTTTTAAAACATTTGAAAAGATAACATTAGAAAATGTTAGCAAGAATGAAAATCAATAACCATTTTGTCAACCATTAGTAGGGTTGCTTCAAGCAGCTGAAATGTTTTGACCAATGTTTCACTCTTTTGGTTTAGCTATATTTTCAAATAAATTCATACCATTTTTAAGACCTAATGATATTTGTCTATTAAGGTTTGCCACAATAAACATGTATGCAAACGGGATTAGGACAACAGCCCCAAAAAACACTAGCAGGAATATTTTAAAAAATGTTTTCGTAAATAAACTAAAGATCGATGTATCTTGAACTTGTTGAGTTACCTTTTCGCGCTTTTTTCTTAGCTTCAAATTCGCGAATTTCGTTCGAATTTTTAATCTTGTTTCAAACATTTGATTCTCCTAAATTAAGTGATGCTAGTGTTAAGGTGCTAAATCCACCTCTAATAATTGTTGAATAACATACCCCGATTACAAATAACATAACTGATGCAGCGCCTGAAATATTGGCTGCTTTTTTAGATGAATCACTTGCTCATTGGAATATGTAAAGCATTAATGTTGAAGCACCTGAATTAATAGCCGCTGCAGGGTTATTTTCAAAAAGTGCTAAAGGGAATACCTTAATACCATTTATAATACCCATTGTAACTATAAATGTAATAGTTTTCATTATAGATGGTAATGTAATTGTAAAAAATTGTTTAAAGTTAGATACACCATCAATTGATGCTGATCTATATAAGTTTTTATCAACTGAAAGCATTGCTGTTGTAAATAATAATATGTTAAATGCTAAACCATTTCATACACCATTAACAATCATAACAAAGATTGAAGTCATAGCATATGCTGGATCTTTTTCTTGTGGATCAAGTCAACCAATGTTTAGTCCAAAAATTGTGTTGAATGTACCATTTTTTTGGAAAATTTGAACAAATGCTAATGAAACAGCAACTATGTTAGTAACATAAGGCAAGAAGAATATTGTTTGTCAAAATCCTTGTGCTCTTTTTCTAACAATTGATGCTATCAGTGATGATACTAAAAGCGAAACTGCCATTGATATAGGTAATATTAATAACCCATATATAAATGAGTTTCTAAAGCCTACAGCAAATTCCCTGTTTTCAAATAAATCGCTAAAGTTTTGTAATGTAAACGAGTTATTTGGTGTCAAAAATGAATAAATAAGGTTGAATATGAATGGCACAAGTGTAAATAATGCCAATACAATAATACCTGGCAATATAAGAAGAAATGGTACTATAAAAGGTTTTCGTTTATCTATTACTGAACCTGAAATAGCACTTTTTCTGCCCGCTTGCTTCTTTAATGAAAAATGAAGTAAGAAAGGAAAAGTTCTACAAAGTCAAATTCAAAATCTATTTTTTGATTTCATAGTTAACTCTTTCTTCTGTTACAGCATTAAATAGATGAATTCTATCTACTGGAATAGAGAAGAATATCTTGTCGCCAACTTTATAATCATATTTATTATTAATTAAGAAGTTGATTTTTTCATTTTCCATTGTTTTAACAATAAGTTTAGATTCCTTACCGAAGTTTTCAGCAGCTCAAACACTACCTTCAAACATAGCGTCCTTACTACTTTCATGTAGTATAAAGTCCTCGGCACGAACACCAATTTTGAAATCTGCATCACTAAAGTCAGGTAAGTGTACACCTTTGATTTCAACATCTCTAATGTACATTTTTCCATCTTTATAGTTAGCGTTAAATAATCCCATTTCTGGCATACCTAAAAATCTTGCAACGAATTGGTTCTTAGGTTTGTTGTATAACTCAAGAGGTGAACCCATTTGTTGAACTTTAGCCATAGACATACATACAACAATGTCACTAATTGACATAGCTTCTTCTTGGTCATGTGTAACAAAAACTGTGGTTATACCTAATTGTTGTTGAATTTCTCTAATTCATTGTCTTGTGTTAATTCTTAATTTAGCATCAAGGTTTGATAGAGGTTCATCCATAAGAAGAATTTTAGGTTTTTTAACAATAGCACGTGCAATTGAAACACGTTGTTGTTGACCACCAGAAAGTCTGGTTGGTTTCTTTTGAAGAATTGGAAGAATTTCAACACGTTTAGCAACTTCTAAAACTTCATTGTGGATTGCTTTTTTAATTGAAATAATGTCTTTTGACAATTCAACAACTTGTTGTCTTTCTTCATTAGTTAAGAAGTTCTTTAATTGCTTATCTTCTTTTTTCTTAGCATCAAGACCGTATTTTGTTCTTAATTCTTTATCAATTTTTTCATGTGATTCGTTAATGTATAAAGGAATTATTTCAAGATTTCTTTTAAGTCTTTTTAGTGTTGAATTTTGGCTCTTAGATTTTAGCTCAC is a genomic window containing:
- a CDS encoding carbohydrate ABC transporter permease; its protein translation is MKSKNRFWIWLCRTFPFLLHFSLKKQAGRKSAISGSVIDKRKPFIVPFLLILPGIIVLALFTLVPFIFNLIYSFLTPNNSFTLQNFSDLFENREFAVGFRNSFIYGLLILPISMAVSLLVSSLIASIVRKRAQGFWQTIFFLPYVTNIVAVSLAFVQIFQKNGTFNTIFGLNIGWLDPQEKDPAYAMTSIFVMIVNGVWNGLAFNILLFTTAMLSVDKNLYRSASIDGVSNFKQFFTITLPSIMKTITFIVTMGIINGIKVFPLALFENNPAAAINSGASTLMLYIFQWASDSSKKAANISGAASVMLFVIGVCYSTIIRGGFSTLTLASLNLGESNVWNKIKNSNEIREFEAKKKARKGNSTSSRYIDL
- a CDS encoding carbohydrate ABC transporter permease, which codes for MKLRKKREKVTQQVQDTSIFSLFTKTFFKIFLLVFFGAVVLIPFAYMFIVANLNRQISLGLKNGMNLFENIAKPKEWNIGQNISAAWSNPTNGWQNGYWFSFLLTFSNVIFSNVLKILITMFLGYAFSLKQWRGKSFVWFILMSLLILPEVALLSGQYWMKVRLNELLTKTVGISTAKNSAYLFFNNLFFIAIPFVASIFNALMFRNAFEAIPNRIKEVAMIDNAVGLKYMFKIAIPMVSPTTLTVIILTTLASWNSYLWPSLIAGTNYRVMSVWLFSVGKVNNGVEEIVYPSIKMAGAILVILPMFAFYFVFRKKIMSSISRQGSTIKG